A portion of the Alphaproteobacteria bacterium genome contains these proteins:
- a CDS encoding sulfite exporter TauE/SafE family protein — MEFLPAGFLPADIDTTAAVALIAATFIGNIISAAMGIGGGIILLAVMANLMPVAAIIPVHGVAQLGANIFRGGVQRAHIDWLTFMWFGLGSIVGVAVGGSVAVALPANVLRGALGIFIIYTVWGPQLKFFGEGNLISVVVGAVSSVLTMFFGATGPFAAALLRQRGYTPQGLIGTHSACMGAQHALKIVAFGLLGFAFAEWLGLIAMLLLASLAGTLIGSYALRRMSADVFSTLVKMVLTILAANLLAVAVGLYSIT; from the coding sequence TTGGAATTTCTGCCTGCGGGCTTTCTTCCTGCCGATATCGATACGACGGCGGCGGTCGCGCTAATTGCCGCGACGTTCATCGGCAACATCATCTCGGCCGCCATGGGCATCGGCGGCGGCATCATATTGCTGGCGGTTATGGCCAACCTGATGCCTGTTGCCGCAATCATCCCGGTTCACGGGGTGGCGCAGCTGGGGGCCAACATCTTCCGGGGCGGTGTCCAGCGCGCCCATATCGACTGGCTGACCTTCATGTGGTTCGGTCTGGGCAGCATCGTCGGGGTGGCCGTGGGTGGCAGTGTTGCGGTGGCGCTGCCGGCCAACGTCCTGCGCGGTGCGCTGGGCATATTCATCATCTACACCGTCTGGGGGCCGCAGCTGAAATTCTTCGGCGAGGGTAACCTGATCTCGGTCGTTGTCGGCGCGGTCTCAAGTGTGCTGACCATGTTCTTCGGCGCGACCGGGCCCTTTGCCGCGGCGCTGCTCAGGCAACGCGGGTACACGCCACAGGGCCTGATCGGCACCCATTCCGCCTGCATGGGCGCACAGCACGCCCTCAAGATCGTCGCCTTCGGGCTTCTGGGGTTCGCATTTGCCGAGTGGTTGGGGCTTATCGCGATGCTGCTCCTGGCCTCGCTTGCCGGCACCCTGATTGGCAGTTACGCGCTCCGCCGGATGTCTGCGGATGTGTTCTCGACCCTCGTGAAGATGGTGCTGACGATCCTGGCCGCAAACCTGCTGGCCGTGGCCGTGGGCCTCTATTCCATCACCTGA
- a CDS encoding PAS domain-containing protein, with translation MASSYILEATRRINGEMADRCCVIVDMKDPAQSITHVTDGFLEHTGYSRDEVIGQNCRMLQGPDTSPEARAFLHRAIVHGRPATVDILNYAANGKPFWFRVNVAPSFSSEGDLTHFLGVQEPLRKRPDHLMMRYNVEQSAREFPESSMLKVV, from the coding sequence ATGGCAAGCAGCTACATTCTCGAAGCAACGCGCCGCATCAATGGCGAAATGGCCGATCGTTGCTGCGTTATTGTCGATATGAAAGATCCGGCTCAATCCATTACACATGTCACCGACGGCTTTCTGGAACATACGGGTTATTCCCGTGACGAAGTCATCGGCCAGAACTGCCGGATGCTGCAGGGCCCCGATACTTCGCCCGAGGCGCGCGCGTTTCTGCACCGGGCCATTGTCCATGGCCGGCCTGCGACGGTCGATATCCTGAATTACGCGGCGAACGGCAAACCGTTCTGGTTCCGCGTCAACGTTGCGCCGAGCTTCTCGTCGGAAGGCGACCTGACACATTTCCTCGGTGTCCAGGAACCTTTGCGTAAGCGGCCTGACCATTTAATGATGCGATACAACGTGGAACAATCCGCCCGGGAATTTCCCGAAAGTTCGATGCTCAAGGTCGTTTGA
- a CDS encoding AMP-binding protein has product MPYRQSYVHGASDVPLIGDTIGAHFDAAAGQWAERDALVVRHQDITWSWAELKARVDDFAAGLIELGLEPGSRIGIWSPNNAEWVITQFATAKAGLILVNINPAYRLAELEFALNKVECGALITAARFKTSDYVGMIRELAPEIDSADAGALVSAKLPHLKTVIQIGAEDVAGMYGFNDVMAMGATAGHDAVAALAGTLQFDDPINIQFTSGTTGSPKGATLTHHNILNNGFFIGRTMALTEVDRICIPVPLYHCFGMVLGNLACMTHGAAMVYPSDAFDPLATLECVAAEHCTGLYGVPTMFIAQLEHAQFAEFDMSRLRTGIMAGSPCPVEVMKQVIEKMHMDQVTIAYGMTETSPVSTQTAVDDPLDRRVGTVGRIHPHVEVKIVDEENRIVVPGETGELCTRGYSIMRGYWNDAEKTAESIDDAGWMHTGDLATMDAAGYFNIVGRMKDMVIRGGENLYPREIEEFLYRHPKVSDVQIFGVPDEKYGEELCAWIKLAEGESATDDDIRDFCKGQIAHLKIPRYIKFVDEFPMTVTGKIQKFVMRDVMVEELGLAESETA; this is encoded by the coding sequence ATGCCGTATCGCCAAAGCTATGTTCACGGCGCCTCGGATGTGCCGTTGATCGGCGACACGATCGGCGCGCATTTCGATGCTGCCGCAGGACAATGGGCGGAGCGGGACGCGCTGGTTGTGCGCCATCAGGACATCACATGGTCATGGGCCGAACTCAAGGCGCGCGTCGATGATTTCGCCGCCGGGCTGATCGAGCTGGGGCTGGAGCCGGGTTCGCGCATCGGCATCTGGTCGCCCAACAATGCCGAATGGGTGATCACCCAGTTCGCCACGGCCAAGGCGGGGCTGATCCTGGTCAACATCAACCCGGCCTACCGGCTGGCCGAGCTGGAATTCGCCCTCAACAAGGTCGAATGCGGAGCCCTGATTACGGCGGCCCGTTTCAAGACCAGCGACTATGTGGGGATGATCCGCGAGCTCGCACCCGAGATCGACAGCGCGGACGCGGGCGCGCTCGTGTCGGCGAAGCTGCCCCATCTCAAGACCGTCATCCAGATCGGTGCGGAGGATGTCGCCGGGATGTACGGGTTCAATGACGTGATGGCGATGGGCGCCACGGCGGGTCATGACGCGGTGGCGGCGCTGGCGGGGACGCTTCAGTTCGACGACCCGATCAACATCCAGTTCACCTCGGGCACGACGGGCTCTCCAAAGGGGGCGACGCTCACCCACCACAACATCCTCAACAACGGCTTCTTTATCGGCCGGACGATGGCGCTCACCGAGGTGGACCGAATCTGCATCCCGGTGCCGCTGTATCATTGTTTCGGCATGGTGCTGGGGAATCTCGCCTGCATGACCCACGGCGCTGCCATGGTCTATCCGTCCGACGCGTTCGACCCGCTGGCGACGCTGGAGTGTGTGGCGGCCGAGCACTGCACGGGGCTCTACGGCGTGCCGACCATGTTCATCGCCCAACTCGAGCACGCGCAGTTCGCCGAGTTCGACATGTCGCGCCTGCGCACGGGCATCATGGCCGGCTCACCCTGCCCGGTGGAGGTGATGAAGCAGGTCATCGAGAAGATGCACATGGACCAGGTGACCATCGCCTACGGCATGACCGAGACGAGCCCCGTTTCAACCCAGACGGCGGTGGACGACCCGCTCGACCGCCGGGTGGGTACGGTGGGGCGGATCCACCCCCATGTGGAGGTGAAGATTGTCGATGAGGAAAACCGCATCGTCGTGCCGGGGGAGACCGGCGAGCTGTGTACGCGCGGTTATTCGATCATGCGCGGATACTGGAACGATGCCGAAAAGACCGCCGAAAGCATCGATGATGCCGGCTGGATGCACACCGGCGACCTCGCGACCATGGATGCGGCCGGCTACTTCAACATCGTCGGGCGCATGAAGGACATGGTGATCCGCGGCGGGGAGAACCTCTACCCCCGGGAGATCGAGGAGTTTCTGTACCGCCACCCCAAGGTCTCGGATGTGCAGATTTTCGGCGTGCCCGACGAGAAATACGGCGAGGAACTGTGTGCGTGGATCAAGCTCGCCGAGGGTGAGAGTGCCACCGATGACGACATTCGGGACTTCTGCAAGGGCCAGATCGCCCACCTCAAGATCCCGCGCTACATCAAATTCGTCGATGAATTCCCGATGACCGTGACTGGCAAGATCCAGAAATTCGTGATGCGGGATGTGATGGTCGAAGAGCTGGGGTTGGCGGAATCAGAGACGGCTTAG
- a CDS encoding flavin reductase family protein: MAYRIFNTDEIDHQQCYRLLIGSIVPRPIAWVSSVDEDGVPNLAPFSFFSIVSHYPPLVSMAVSEKTHAPKHTSANIQATKGFVVHTVTDDFAEKMNASSANYEANQDEFAEIGLETVPSDLVPAPRIKDCPVAMECTFEQVLKFGDEWVTDLVIGRVLRWHVREDLMLDDKYVNPHTLHPVGRLGGPRYCRTHDIYEMKAPYIQPDVAHPNEPVQ, translated from the coding sequence ATGGCCTACAGGATTTTCAACACCGACGAGATCGACCACCAGCAATGCTACCGCCTGCTGATCGGCTCGATCGTCCCGCGCCCCATCGCCTGGGTCAGCTCCGTGGACGAGGACGGCGTGCCCAACCTCGCACCCTTCTCTTTCTTCTCCATCGTCTCCCACTACCCGCCGCTGGTCTCGATGGCCGTCAGCGAGAAGACCCACGCGCCCAAACACACCTCGGCGAATATCCAGGCCACCAAGGGCTTCGTGGTCCACACCGTCACCGACGACTTTGCTGAAAAAATGAACGCCAGTTCGGCCAACTACGAAGCAAACCAGGACGAATTCGCCGAAATTGGTCTCGAGACCGTGCCGTCCGACCTGGTGCCGGCACCCCGCATCAAGGACTGCCCGGTCGCCATGGAATGCACCTTCGAGCAGGTCCTGAAGTTCGGCGATGAGTGGGTCACCGACCTGGTCATCGGCCGGGTCCTGCGCTGGCATGTCCGAGAGGATCTGATGCTCGACGACAAATACGTTAACCCGCACACGCTCCACCCGGTGGGGCGTCTCGGCGGCCCGCGCTACTGCCGGACCCATGACATCTACGAAATGAAGGCACCGTATATCCAGCCGGATGTGGCCCACCCGAACGAACCGGTGCAGTAA